A single Actinomadura algeriensis DNA region contains:
- a CDS encoding DUF695 domain-containing protein, translated as MGIFRRPRDTSATAPPAVGEFWEWWGQARPTIESSLAAGPGEQEPGEPPGEGLSADTIEELSRRVHKIHPGLQWEIGGADDRTPSLTLTGGGDPELRGLAERWVRAAPKGSGDWSFHPARQADPEMLAQDLVLGDHEFDLEYVRLGMRADAGRAKVHITAYHPDFLFVPEEQQRQVASHVLDWALGEDDVARWIGEVTIAMEAPIDALPPAMLGSVVEQVAEPFGEPAWLTGEGRTPRGHPARVGARFPLHRQDYPLCDLHVAIAVPYRHDNPDRLPVEPSAGALHSFEKKLSKLGDRAVLAVRETGDGLRVFHLYADPDSGVVGELDQLAASWSEGKAKVSSTNDPGWKALAPYRP; from the coding sequence GTGGGAATCTTCCGCCGTCCGCGCGACACGTCCGCCACCGCACCGCCCGCGGTCGGCGAGTTCTGGGAATGGTGGGGCCAGGCGCGCCCGACGATCGAGTCGTCGCTCGCGGCCGGTCCGGGCGAGCAGGAGCCGGGCGAGCCGCCCGGCGAGGGCCTGTCGGCCGACACGATCGAGGAGCTGTCCCGCCGCGTCCACAAGATCCACCCGGGGCTGCAGTGGGAGATCGGCGGCGCCGACGACCGCACGCCCTCACTGACGCTGACCGGCGGCGGCGACCCGGAGCTGCGCGGCCTCGCCGAACGGTGGGTGCGGGCGGCGCCGAAGGGGTCGGGCGACTGGAGCTTCCACCCGGCCCGGCAGGCCGACCCGGAGATGCTCGCCCAGGACCTCGTCCTCGGCGACCACGAGTTCGACCTGGAGTACGTGCGGCTGGGCATGCGGGCGGACGCCGGACGCGCGAAGGTGCACATCACCGCCTACCACCCCGACTTCCTCTTCGTGCCCGAAGAACAGCAGCGGCAGGTCGCCTCGCACGTCCTGGACTGGGCGCTCGGCGAGGACGACGTGGCCCGCTGGATCGGCGAGGTGACGATCGCGATGGAGGCGCCGATCGACGCGCTGCCCCCCGCGATGCTCGGCTCGGTCGTCGAGCAGGTCGCCGAGCCGTTCGGGGAGCCCGCCTGGCTGACCGGCGAGGGCCGCACGCCGCGCGGCCATCCCGCCCGCGTCGGCGCCCGGTTCCCGCTGCACCGCCAGGACTACCCGCTGTGCGACCTGCACGTGGCGATCGCCGTCCCCTACCGGCACGACAACCCCGACCGGCTGCCGGTCGAACCGTCGGCCGGGGCGCTGCACTCGTTCGAGAAGAAGCTTTCCAAGCTGGGCGACCGGGCGGTGCTCGCGGTCCGCGAGACCGGCGACGGGCTGCGGGTCTTCCACCTGTACGCCGACCCCGACTCGGGCGTCGTCGGCGAACTCGACCAGCTCGCCGCGAGCTGGTCGGAGGGCAAGGCGAAGGTCTCCTCGACCAACGACCCCGGCTGGAAGGCGCTGGCCCCCTACCGCCCCTGA
- the mnmA gene encoding tRNA 2-thiouridine(34) synthase MnmA, giving the protein MTLRVLAAMSGGVDSAVAAARAAEAGHDVTGVHMALSSNPQSYRTGARGCCTLEDSRDARRAADVIGIPFYVWDLAERFHEDVVEDFVSEYAAGRTPNPCLRCNEKIKFAALLDRAMALGFDAVCTGHYARLDDGVLRRGVDEGKDQSYVLAVCTPEQLAHAMFPLGDTTKADIRREAERRGLQVADKPDSHDICFISDGDTRGFLAERLGTAKGPIVDADGHEVGEHDGAYAYTIGQRKGLRIGTPAPDGRPRYVLDISPVTNTVTVGPREALDVHEITGERPIWLSEPPAGPFGCRVQLRAHGEVHDCTAEPDGDVLRLRLAAPARGVAAGQAAVLYDGDRVLGSATISDTARVPA; this is encoded by the coding sequence ATGACTCTGCGCGTACTCGCCGCCATGTCCGGCGGCGTCGACTCCGCCGTGGCCGCCGCCCGGGCCGCCGAGGCCGGGCACGACGTCACCGGCGTCCACATGGCCCTGTCCAGCAACCCGCAGTCGTACCGGACGGGCGCGCGCGGCTGCTGCACCCTGGAGGACTCCCGGGACGCCCGCCGCGCCGCCGACGTGATCGGGATCCCGTTCTACGTCTGGGACCTCGCGGAACGCTTCCACGAGGACGTCGTCGAGGACTTCGTCAGCGAGTACGCCGCGGGCCGCACCCCGAACCCGTGCCTGCGCTGCAACGAGAAGATCAAGTTCGCGGCGCTGCTCGACCGCGCCATGGCGCTCGGGTTCGACGCCGTCTGCACCGGCCACTACGCCCGGCTCGACGACGGCGTCCTGCGCCGGGGCGTCGACGAGGGCAAGGACCAGTCGTACGTCCTGGCCGTGTGCACCCCCGAGCAGCTCGCGCACGCGATGTTCCCCCTCGGCGACACCACGAAGGCCGACATCCGGCGCGAGGCGGAACGCCGCGGCCTGCAGGTGGCCGACAAGCCCGACAGTCACGACATCTGCTTCATCTCCGACGGCGACACCCGCGGTTTCCTCGCCGAGCGCCTCGGCACCGCCAAGGGCCCCATCGTCGACGCCGACGGCCACGAGGTCGGCGAGCACGACGGCGCCTACGCGTACACGATCGGGCAGCGCAAGGGCCTGCGCATCGGCACCCCCGCCCCGGACGGCCGTCCCCGCTACGTCCTCGACATCTCCCCGGTCACCAACACCGTCACCGTCGGCCCCCGCGAGGCCCTCGACGTCCACGAGATCACCGGCGAGCGCCCGATCTGGCTGAGCGAGCCCCCCGCGGGGCCCTTCGGCTGCCGTGTGCAGCTCCGCGCCCACGGCGAGGTCCACGACTGCACGGCCGAACCGGACGGCGACGTCCTGCGCCTCCGCCTCGCCGCCCCCGCGCGCGGCGTCGCGGCCGGGCAGGCCGCCGTCCTGTACGACGGCGACCGCGTGCTCGGCTCGGCGACGATCTCCGACACGGCCCGCGTCCCCGCCTGA
- a CDS encoding LLM class F420-dependent oxidoreductase, with the protein MKFGVSTFVTDDGIGPAALGRALEERGFGSLFLAEHTHIPVKRESPWPGGAELPRMYYRTLDPFVVLSAVASVTERLRLGTGIALIVQRDPIVLAKEVASLDLISGGRAVLGVGAGWNREEMRNHGTEPKTRMRLLRERVLAIKELWTKDEAEFHGEFVDFDPVFSYPKPVQDPHPPVLIGGAGPTTPDRVVEFGDGWMPIYGRGTDALAAQIADIRDRAGRPVPVTVFGVPRSPQAVAELEAAGVDEILFNLNTEPEEATLRRLDKLAELF; encoded by the coding sequence GTGAAGTTCGGTGTGTCCACGTTCGTGACCGATGACGGGATCGGGCCGGCGGCCCTCGGGCGGGCGCTGGAGGAGCGCGGGTTCGGGTCGCTGTTCCTGGCCGAGCACACCCACATCCCGGTGAAGCGCGAATCGCCGTGGCCCGGCGGCGCCGAGCTGCCCCGCATGTACTACCGGACGCTCGACCCGTTCGTCGTCCTGTCGGCGGTCGCGAGCGTGACGGAGCGGCTGCGCCTCGGCACCGGCATCGCGCTGATCGTCCAGCGGGACCCGATCGTCCTGGCGAAGGAGGTCGCCTCCCTCGACCTGATCTCCGGCGGACGGGCGGTGCTCGGCGTCGGCGCCGGGTGGAACCGGGAGGAGATGCGCAACCACGGCACCGAGCCGAAGACGCGGATGCGGCTGCTGCGCGAGCGGGTGCTGGCGATCAAGGAGCTGTGGACGAAGGACGAGGCGGAGTTCCACGGCGAGTTCGTCGACTTCGACCCCGTGTTCTCCTACCCCAAGCCCGTCCAGGACCCGCACCCGCCCGTGCTGATCGGCGGCGCGGGCCCGACGACGCCGGACCGGGTCGTGGAGTTCGGGGACGGGTGGATGCCGATCTACGGGCGCGGCACCGACGCCCTGGCCGCGCAGATCGCCGACATCCGGGACCGCGCGGGACGGCCCGTCCCGGTCACGGTGTTCGGCGTGCCGCGCAGCCCGCAGGCCGTCGCGGAGCTGGAGGCGGCCGGAGTGGACGAGATCCTGTTCAACCTCAACACCGAACCAGAGGAAGCCACCCTGCGCCGCCTGGACAAGCTAGCCGAACTATTCTGA
- a CDS encoding methionine synthase, with the protein MIDFPWGPGTATGVGSYPGDDPEETLRVVLGEVPELPHLPELPARGPGADMIGRSAGLLVDMPVHLEPSGWRFSDRPGRDTVRTHDHLARDLDVLEEVAGTHDGPFKLQVCGPWTLAATVELRHGDRAIKDPGAVRDLAASLAEGVAAHVADVRRRLPAARILLQLDEPALPAALAGTVPTASGFGRLRAIEDPVAEDVLRRTIETVCAGDAAFPLVHCCARNVPFGLLRRAGAKALSVDLRHLPRRDDDTVGETIDAGVGLFLGAVPATDAALPPLRATAEPVRELWRRFGFPPARLARQVVVTPACGLAGASPRYVREALKRSRDVARMLYEAALE; encoded by the coding sequence GTGATCGATTTTCCGTGGGGGCCGGGAACGGCGACCGGCGTCGGTTCGTATCCGGGCGACGACCCGGAGGAGACCCTCCGGGTCGTGCTCGGGGAGGTGCCCGAGCTGCCGCACCTGCCGGAGCTGCCCGCGCGCGGGCCCGGCGCCGACATGATCGGACGGTCCGCGGGGCTGCTGGTCGACATGCCGGTGCACCTCGAACCGTCCGGGTGGCGGTTCTCCGACCGGCCCGGCCGCGACACCGTCCGCACCCACGACCACCTCGCCCGCGACCTCGACGTGCTGGAGGAGGTCGCGGGGACGCACGACGGGCCGTTCAAGCTCCAGGTGTGCGGCCCGTGGACGCTCGCCGCGACGGTCGAGCTGCGGCACGGCGACCGCGCGATCAAGGACCCGGGCGCCGTGCGCGACCTGGCCGCGTCGCTCGCCGAGGGCGTGGCCGCGCACGTCGCGGACGTCCGGCGGCGGCTGCCCGCGGCGCGGATCCTGCTCCAGCTGGACGAACCGGCCCTGCCGGCCGCGCTCGCCGGGACGGTCCCGACCGCGAGCGGGTTCGGGCGGCTGCGGGCGATCGAGGATCCGGTCGCCGAGGACGTCCTGCGGCGGACGATCGAGACCGTGTGCGCGGGCGACGCGGCGTTCCCGCTCGTCCACTGCTGCGCCCGGAACGTCCCGTTCGGGCTGCTGCGGCGCGCGGGCGCGAAGGCGCTGTCGGTCGATCTGCGGCACCTGCCGAGGCGCGACGACGACACGGTGGGGGAGACGATCGACGCGGGCGTGGGCCTGTTCCTCGGCGCGGTCCCGGCGACGGACGCGGCCCTCCCGCCGCTGCGGGCGACCGCCGAGCCGGTCCGCGAGCTGTGGCGGCGGTTCGGGTTCCCGCCCGCGCGGCTCGCACGCCAGGTCGTCGTCACGCCCGCCTGCGGGCTGGCGGGCGCATCGCCCCGGTACGTCCGCGAAGCCTTGAAACGATCCCGGGACGTGGCGCGGATGCTGTACGAAGCCGCCCTGGAGTAG
- the ligA gene encoding NAD-dependent DNA ligase LigA yields MTTSDGATSEVPSDARQRHLELSERIDEGNYRYYVLDQPTLTDAEYDRMMRELRELEERHPELVTPDSPTQKVGAPITTDFATVEHLERMQSLDNAMNADELLAWDERVVKEVGEVAGYLCELKIDGLAIAVTYEKGRLTRGVTRGDGRTGEDVTHNIRTIADIPNRLAGDGWPDVLEVRGEVFLPVEGFQHVNAAQVEAGKEPFANPRNAAAGSLRQKDPRVTAKRPLSMLVHGFGAWEGGPRPESQSGAYELMRGWGLPVSDRYKVVGGMDAVREYIAEYGEHRHDPAYEIDGVVVKVDGFAHQRRLGSTSRAPRWAIAWKYPPEEVNTKLLDIKVGVGRTGRVTPYGVMEPTKVAGSTVERATLHNASEVVRKGVLIGDTVVLRKAGDVIPEIVAPVTGLRDGSEREFVMPTRCPECGTELAYEKEGDADIRCPNARSCPAQLRERLFFVASRNALDIEALGYVAATALTQPLEPADPPVKNEGDLFHLTVDELLPIKSLVLDPDSGTPKIDPKTGERKEVTFFANKEGEPKKTVEKLFEELEKAKKQPLWRVLVALSIRHVGPSAARDLAREMGSLDAIANAGEEELAAVDGVGPTIAASITSWFAVDWHREIVDKWRAAGVRMEDEGAAGPRPLHGVTVVITGSLEGYSRDSATEEVQRLGGKVSGSVSKKTGFVVVGDSPGSKYDKAMKLGVPVLEEDGFRVLLASGPDAARKVAVRAEE; encoded by the coding sequence ATGACCACGAGCGACGGCGCCACCAGTGAGGTTCCCAGCGACGCCCGGCAGCGGCATCTCGAGCTGAGCGAGCGGATCGACGAGGGCAACTACCGCTACTACGTCCTCGACCAGCCGACGCTCACCGACGCCGAGTACGACCGCATGATGCGGGAGCTGCGGGAGCTGGAGGAACGGCATCCCGAGCTGGTCACGCCCGATTCGCCCACGCAGAAGGTCGGCGCGCCGATCACCACCGACTTCGCGACCGTCGAGCATCTGGAGCGGATGCAGAGCCTCGACAACGCGATGAACGCCGACGAGCTGCTCGCGTGGGACGAGCGCGTCGTCAAGGAGGTCGGCGAGGTCGCGGGCTACCTGTGCGAGCTGAAGATCGACGGGCTGGCGATCGCGGTGACGTACGAGAAGGGACGGCTCACGCGCGGCGTCACGCGCGGGGACGGGCGCACCGGCGAGGACGTCACGCACAACATCCGCACGATCGCCGACATCCCGAACCGGCTCGCGGGGGACGGCTGGCCGGACGTCCTGGAGGTGCGCGGCGAGGTCTTCCTCCCGGTCGAGGGGTTCCAGCACGTCAACGCCGCGCAGGTGGAGGCCGGCAAGGAGCCGTTCGCCAACCCGCGCAACGCGGCGGCGGGGTCACTGCGGCAGAAGGACCCGCGGGTCACCGCCAAGCGCCCGCTCAGCATGCTGGTGCACGGGTTCGGCGCCTGGGAGGGCGGGCCGCGGCCGGAGAGCCAGTCCGGCGCGTACGAGCTGATGCGCGGATGGGGGCTGCCGGTCAGCGACCGGTACAAGGTCGTCGGCGGCATGGACGCCGTCCGCGAGTACATCGCCGAGTACGGCGAGCACCGGCACGACCCCGCGTACGAGATCGACGGCGTCGTGGTGAAGGTCGACGGGTTCGCGCACCAGCGGCGGCTCGGGTCGACGAGCCGCGCGCCGCGCTGGGCGATCGCGTGGAAGTACCCGCCGGAGGAGGTCAACACCAAGCTCCTCGACATCAAGGTCGGCGTGGGACGGACCGGGCGCGTCACCCCGTACGGGGTGATGGAGCCGACGAAGGTCGCCGGTTCGACCGTCGAGCGGGCGACGCTGCACAACGCGAGCGAGGTCGTCCGCAAGGGCGTCCTGATCGGCGACACGGTCGTGCTGCGCAAGGCCGGGGACGTCATCCCGGAGATCGTCGCGCCGGTGACGGGCCTGCGGGACGGCTCCGAGCGCGAGTTCGTCATGCCGACGCGGTGCCCGGAGTGCGGCACCGAGCTGGCGTACGAGAAGGAGGGCGACGCCGACATCCGCTGCCCGAACGCCCGGTCCTGCCCGGCGCAGCTGCGCGAGCGGCTGTTCTTCGTCGCGAGCCGCAACGCGCTCGACATCGAGGCGCTCGGGTACGTCGCGGCGACCGCGCTGACGCAGCCCCTGGAGCCCGCCGATCCGCCGGTGAAGAACGAGGGCGACCTGTTCCACCTGACCGTGGACGAGCTGCTGCCGATCAAGAGCCTGGTGCTCGACCCCGACAGCGGCACCCCCAAGATCGATCCGAAGACGGGGGAGCGAAAGGAGGTCACGTTCTTCGCCAACAAGGAGGGTGAGCCGAAGAAGACCGTCGAGAAGCTCTTCGAGGAGCTGGAGAAGGCGAAGAAGCAGCCGCTGTGGCGGGTGCTGGTGGCGCTGTCGATCCGGCACGTCGGGCCGTCCGCCGCCCGTGACCTGGCCCGCGAGATGGGCTCGCTCGACGCGATCGCGAACGCCGGCGAGGAGGAGCTCGCGGCCGTCGACGGCGTCGGCCCGACGATCGCGGCGTCCATCACGTCGTGGTTCGCGGTCGACTGGCACCGGGAGATCGTCGACAAGTGGCGCGCGGCGGGCGTCCGGATGGAGGACGAGGGAGCCGCGGGCCCGCGCCCCCTGCACGGCGTCACCGTCGTGATCACCGGGTCGCTGGAGGGCTACAGTCGCGACTCGGCGACCGAGGAGGTGCAGCGGCTCGGCGGCAAGGTGTCGGGATCGGTGTCGAAGAAGACCGGTTTCGTGGTCGTCGGTGACAGTCCAGGGTCAAAGTACGACAAAGCGATGAAGCTCGGCGTGCCGGTCCTGGAGGAGGACGGGTTCCGGGTTCTGCTGGCGAGCGGGCCGGATGCGGCCAGAAAAGTCGCTGTGCGTGCGGAAGAGTGA
- a CDS encoding putative bifunctional diguanylate cyclase/phosphodiesterase translates to MKDPNNTRNTAPRRGSPLWIYIVVVIVLGIVAGGSAFTGLTGPDLDALLGNPVFWILGCFIVFGEMRPIITPGSTENNGATTSTTFSFAALLYAGLPVAAALHAVAVITCGIFRGRTPHRIAFNVAQYTLSLGAAQLALALTGDLATPSALWVPDGADLPAIALAGTVYFFCNDMLVSAAVALHERVSLLKAMRWDFGYQVLVHLALLGLAPLIVVAMDRSALFVPLIVLPFIAVYLNASVSVRREHQALHDALTGLPNRKLLIVRTEEALAEARGEDAHRRLRGRRRRTAAPPRRAGLFLLDLDRFKEVNDTLGHPTGDRLLQLVAHRLTHSVRPGDLVARLGGDEFAVLLPTVRDEAAAREVAARLRAALSEPVRLDGLSFDLEASVGIALFPDHATDFELLLQRADVAMYNAKESRTGVEVYSPHKDRNSPARLTMLGDLRRAVDRSELELFYQPKISLRDGQLVGMEALLRWRHPEQGLLEPEAFLSIAEQTYLMRSITHHVVEAALAQTAAWWRENLAVQVAVNASGRDLLDTGLTETIEEGLLARGLPTAALQLEITERILMNEPAYASDTVAALAELGIPLSLDDFGTGYSSLVRLKRLPVEEIKIDASFVRRLTESSDDAVIVRSIVDLVRTLGLRSVAEGVEDPQTARVLREMGCDAAQGWHFGHPMDAETATEWLRRHNDRAPEPAA, encoded by the coding sequence ATGAAGGACCCGAACAACACGCGGAACACGGCGCCGCGCCGCGGTTCCCCGTTGTGGATCTACATCGTCGTCGTCATCGTGCTGGGCATCGTGGCGGGCGGCTCCGCCTTCACCGGGCTCACCGGCCCCGACCTGGACGCGCTCCTCGGCAACCCCGTCTTCTGGATCCTCGGCTGCTTCATCGTCTTCGGCGAGATGCGGCCGATCATCACCCCGGGCTCCACCGAGAACAACGGCGCGACGACCTCCACCACGTTCTCGTTCGCCGCGCTGCTGTACGCCGGGCTCCCGGTCGCCGCCGCCCTGCACGCCGTCGCCGTCATCACCTGCGGGATCTTCCGCGGACGCACCCCGCACCGGATCGCGTTCAACGTCGCCCAGTACACCCTCAGCCTCGGCGCCGCGCAGCTCGCCCTCGCGCTGACCGGCGACCTGGCGACGCCCTCCGCCCTCTGGGTGCCGGACGGCGCCGACCTGCCGGCCATCGCGCTCGCCGGCACCGTCTACTTCTTCTGCAACGACATGCTCGTCAGCGCCGCCGTCGCCCTGCACGAGCGCGTCTCCCTGCTCAAGGCCATGCGATGGGACTTCGGCTACCAGGTCCTGGTCCACCTCGCACTGCTCGGCCTCGCCCCGCTGATCGTCGTCGCGATGGATCGCTCCGCGCTGTTCGTCCCGCTGATCGTCCTGCCGTTCATCGCCGTGTACCTGAACGCGTCCGTGTCCGTCCGACGCGAGCACCAGGCCCTGCACGACGCCCTCACCGGCCTCCCGAACCGCAAGCTGCTGATCGTCCGCACCGAGGAGGCCCTCGCCGAGGCCCGCGGCGAGGACGCCCACCGCCGCCTGCGCGGTCGCCGCCGCAGGACCGCCGCGCCGCCCCGCCGCGCCGGCCTGTTCCTGCTCGACCTCGACCGCTTCAAGGAAGTGAACGACACCCTCGGGCACCCCACCGGCGACCGCCTCCTGCAGCTCGTCGCGCACCGCCTCACCCACAGCGTCCGGCCCGGCGACCTCGTGGCCCGCCTCGGCGGCGACGAGTTCGCCGTGCTGCTGCCGACCGTCCGCGACGAGGCCGCCGCCCGGGAGGTCGCCGCCCGGCTGCGCGCCGCGCTCAGCGAGCCCGTCCGGCTGGACGGCCTGTCCTTCGACCTCGAGGCCAGCGTCGGCATCGCGCTCTTCCCCGACCACGCCACCGACTTCGAACTCCTCCTGCAGCGCGCCGACGTCGCGATGTACAACGCGAAGGAGTCCCGCACCGGCGTCGAGGTCTACTCCCCGCACAAGGACCGCAACTCCCCGGCGCGCCTCACCATGCTCGGCGACCTGCGCCGCGCCGTCGACCGCTCCGAACTCGAACTCTTCTACCAGCCCAAGATCTCGCTGCGGGACGGCCAGCTCGTCGGCATGGAGGCCCTGCTGCGCTGGCGCCACCCGGAGCAGGGCCTCCTCGAACCCGAGGCGTTCCTCTCCATCGCCGAGCAGACGTACCTGATGCGCTCGATCACCCACCACGTCGTCGAGGCCGCCCTCGCGCAGACCGCCGCCTGGTGGCGGGAGAACCTCGCCGTCCAGGTCGCGGTGAACGCCTCCGGCCGCGACCTCCTCGACACCGGCCTCACCGAGACCATCGAGGAGGGCCTGCTCGCCCGCGGCCTGCCCACCGCCGCGCTCCAGCTGGAGATCACCGAGCGGATCCTGATGAACGAGCCCGCCTACGCCTCCGACACCGTCGCCGCGCTCGCCGAACTGGGCATCCCGCTGAGCCTGGACGACTTCGGCACCGGCTACTCGTCCCTCGTGCGGCTCAAACGGCTCCCCGTCGAGGAGATCAAGATCGACGCCTCGTTCGTCCGCCGCCTCACCGAATCGTCCGACGACGCCGTGATCGTCCGCTCGATCGTCGACCTCGTCCGCACCCTCGGCCTGCGCTCGGTCGCCGAGGGCGTCGAAGACCCGCAGACCGCGCGCGTCCTCCGCGAAATGGGCTGCGACGCCGCCCAAGGCTGGCACTTCGGCCACCCGATGGACGCCGAGACCGCCACCGAGTGGCTCCGCCGCCACAACGACCGAGCCCCCGAACCCGCGGCGTAG
- a CDS encoding DUF6458 family protein produces the protein MTIGGSIALIIVGAILAYAVDFDLSGVDIRLVGVILMIGGLIGLVIGLVRIAASRRSADRRPPPAVREERYYDSDPRHPY, from the coding sequence GTGACCATCGGCGGCAGCATCGCACTGATCATCGTCGGAGCCATCCTGGCCTACGCGGTCGACTTCGATCTCAGCGGCGTCGACATCCGGCTGGTCGGCGTGATCCTGATGATCGGCGGGCTGATCGGGCTCGTCATCGGCCTCGTGCGGATCGCGGCGTCCCGCCGCTCCGCCGACCGCCGCCCCCCGCCCGCGGTACGCGAGGAGCGCTACTACGACAGCGACCCCCGCCACCCCTACTGA
- the gatC gene encoding Asp-tRNA(Asn)/Glu-tRNA(Gln) amidotransferase subunit GatC yields MSAITRDEVAHLARLSRLALGDDELDHLAGQLDQIISAVSRVQEVAAEDIPPTSHALPLTNVYRADEVRPSLPPEQALAGAPAAEEQRFRVPRILGEEA; encoded by the coding sequence ATGTCCGCCATCACCCGTGACGAGGTGGCGCACCTCGCCCGGCTGTCCCGGCTGGCGCTCGGCGACGATGAGCTCGATCATCTCGCGGGCCAGCTCGACCAGATCATCTCCGCGGTCTCGCGGGTGCAGGAGGTCGCGGCGGAGGACATCCCGCCCACCTCGCACGCGCTGCCGCTGACCAACGTCTACCGGGCCGACGAGGTCCGGCCCTCGCTCCCGCCGGAGCAGGCGCTCGCGGGCGCCCCCGCGGCCGAGGAGCAGCGCTTCCGGGTGCCCCGGATCCTGGGAGAGGAAGCCTGA
- the gatA gene encoding Asp-tRNA(Asn)/Glu-tRNA(Gln) amidotransferase subunit GatA translates to MSELVRKGAAELGELMAAGEASAVEVAEAHLDRIAAVDERVRAFLHVDRETTLAQARAVDERRAAGEELGPLAGVPIAHKDVFTTRDMPTTAGSKILEGWRPPYDATVTARLRAAGLVILGKTNMDEFAMGSSTENSAYGVTRNPWDLDRIPGGSSGGSSAAVAAYEAPLSTGTDTGGSIRQPAAVTGIVGAKPTYGGSSRYGVIAFASSLDTPGPFARNVLDAALLHEAFSGHDVMDSTSVDRPVPPVVEAARRADVGGLRVGVVKEFAGDGYQPGVTARFDETVELLESLGAKVVEVSCPNFAYALPAYYLIAPSECSSNLARFDAMRYGLRVGDDGTRSAEEVMALTRAEGFGPEVKRRIMLGTYALSSGYYDAYYGKAQQVRTLIKRDFEAAFEQVDVLISPTTPTTAFPIGERADDPMSMYLADLCTIPSNLAGNAAVSVPCGLADGMPVGVQIMAPALGDDRVYRVGAAVERALQDRWGGPLLAQAPAL, encoded by the coding sequence ATGAGCGAGCTGGTCAGGAAGGGCGCGGCCGAGCTCGGCGAGCTGATGGCCGCGGGCGAGGCGTCCGCCGTCGAGGTCGCCGAGGCGCACCTGGACCGCATCGCCGCCGTGGACGAGCGGGTGCGCGCGTTCCTGCACGTCGACCGGGAGACGACCCTCGCGCAGGCCCGCGCGGTGGACGAACGCCGCGCGGCCGGGGAGGAACTCGGCCCGCTGGCCGGCGTCCCGATCGCGCACAAGGACGTCTTCACCACCCGCGACATGCCCACCACCGCCGGGTCCAAGATCCTCGAGGGGTGGCGGCCGCCGTACGACGCGACCGTGACGGCCCGCCTGCGCGCGGCCGGCCTGGTCATCCTCGGCAAGACGAACATGGACGAGTTCGCCATGGGCTCGTCCACCGAGAACAGCGCCTACGGCGTCACCCGCAACCCGTGGGACCTCGACCGGATTCCGGGCGGCTCGTCCGGCGGTTCGTCGGCGGCCGTCGCCGCCTACGAGGCGCCGCTGTCCACGGGCACCGACACCGGCGGCTCCATCCGGCAGCCCGCCGCCGTCACCGGCATCGTCGGCGCGAAGCCCACCTACGGCGGTTCGTCCCGGTACGGGGTCATCGCGTTCGCGTCGTCCCTCGACACTCCGGGCCCGTTCGCCCGGAACGTCCTGGACGCGGCGCTGCTGCACGAGGCGTTCAGCGGCCACGACGTGATGGACTCCACGTCCGTCGACCGTCCCGTCCCGCCGGTCGTCGAGGCGGCCCGCCGCGCGGACGTGGGCGGCCTGCGCGTCGGCGTCGTGAAGGAGTTCGCCGGGGACGGCTACCAGCCCGGCGTCACGGCCCGGTTCGACGAGACGGTCGAACTGCTGGAGTCGCTCGGCGCGAAGGTCGTCGAGGTCTCCTGCCCGAACTTCGCCTACGCGCTGCCCGCGTACTACCTGATCGCCCCGTCGGAGTGCTCGTCCAACCTGGCCCGCTTCGACGCGATGCGCTACGGCCTGCGCGTCGGCGACGACGGCACCCGCAGCGCCGAGGAGGTCATGGCGCTGACCCGCGCCGAGGGCTTCGGGCCCGAGGTCAAGCGGCGCATCATGCTCGGCACGTACGCGCTGTCGTCCGGCTACTACGACGCCTACTACGGCAAGGCGCAGCAGGTCCGGACGCTCATCAAGCGCGACTTCGAGGCCGCGTTCGAGCAGGTCGACGTGCTCATCTCGCCGACCACGCCGACGACGGCGTTCCCGATCGGCGAGCGCGCCGACGACCCGATGTCCATGTACCTGGCCGACTTGTGCACGATCCCGTCGAACCTCGCCGGCAACGCCGCCGTCTCGGTGCCGTGCGGGCTCGCGGACGGCATGCCGGTCGGCGTCCAGATCATGGCCCCGGCCCTCGGCGACGACCGCGTCTACCGCGTCGGCGCCGCCGTCGAGCGCGCCCTGCAGGACCGCTGGGGCGGTCCCCTGCTCGCGCAGGCCCCGGCCCTCTAG